Sequence from the Burkholderia sp. GAS332 genome:
ATGTCCCACATGCGCTCCGAGCGGCCCGTGGGGGTGGTCCACAACTCACGGATCAACTCCGGCGTCATCTCCGTCATCAGAAAGCGCTTGACGCTGCTCGCCAATGCTTCCTGATCTTCGTTGAATACGAAATCCATAGTTCCTCGCTCAATCCTTTAAGCGTCTGAATGCGGGCTGCGGCGGCTTGCATGCCGCTAACAGCACCGGCATCACGAGCGCGGCATCCCCAGCATCCGTTCCGCGACGATGTTGCGCTGGATCTCGTTGGTGCCCGCATAGATCGGCCCGGCCTGCGCGAACAGGAAACCCTCGAGCCAATTGCCGAGCGCCGCGTGTTGCTCGGGCGTGTGCGGCACGACCTCGGCGCGCGCGCCGAGAATATCGAGCGCGGTCTGGTGCATGCGCAGATCGAGTTCGGACCAGAACACCTTGTTGGTACTCGACTCCGCACCGATGTGGCCGCCCTTCTGCAAACGGCTCGCGGTGGCGTAAGTGGAAAGCGCGTAAGCCTGCGCATCCATCCACGCGCTGATCACCCGATCGCGCAAGGTCGGATCGCGGTCAGCCTGGGCACGGTGCGCCAGATAGAGCGCGCGCAACGCTTCGGCGGTGCGTTGAAAACGTGCGGGCGAGCGCAGCATCAGGCCGCGTTCGAACCCGGCTGTTGCCATGGCGACCTGCCAGCCCATGCCTTCACCGGCGAGACGGTTCTCCACCGGTACACGCACGTCGTCGAAGAAAATCTCAGCGAAGCCGGTGTGGCCGTTCAATTGACGGATCGGCCGCACCGTGATGCCAGGCGTCGAGAGCGGCACCATCAGGAAGGTCAGGCCGTGATGGCGGGTGGATTGCGGATCGCTGCGAAACAGACCGAACAGCCAATCGGCCCACACCGCGCGAGTCGACCAGATCTTCTGGCCATTGAGGATGTATTCGCCGCCCGTGCCGCCGTCCGTACGAATAGCACTCGCGCGGATCGCGGCCATGTCGGAGCCTGCATTGGGCTCGGACCAGCCTTGCGCCCATACGTGTTCGCCCGCCGCCATGGCCGGCAGAAAACGGGCCTTTTGCTCGTCCGTGCCGAAGTCCATCAAGGTCGGGCCGAGCAGGAAGATGCCGTTCTGATTCACGCGCATCGGTGCGTCGGCGCGCCAGTACTCTTCTTCGAAGATCAGCCACTCGATCAGGTCGCAGCCGCGTCCACCCAGTTCGCGTGGCCACGTCACCATGCTCCAGCGGCCCGAATGCAGCGTGCGTTCCCATTCCCTATGCGCGGCGAAACCCACTTCGGTATCGAAGCTCGGCAGCGGCTCGCGCGGCACGTGGGCCGCGAGCCAGCTGCGAATCTCGGCGCGAAACGCGCGTTGCGCCGGCGTGTAATCGAGCTTCATACGCGCGCTCCGGCTTTACGTTCGGCCTCATTGGCATCATCGAACTGCGCGTCGCGCTTTTCGACGAAGGCCGAGCGTGCTTCCGCCGAATCGTTCGTCATATACGCCTGCAAGGTGAAGCCCTGCTCCCAGCGGTATTTGTCTTCCAGGTCGCCATCTTCGACGCCGTTCAGCGCTTCTTTCGCGAGTTGCAGCATCGCGGGGCTCTTCGCCGCGATCTTGCGGGCGATTTCGAACGCCGCCTCACGCAGTTGTTCGCGCGGCACCACGCGCTCGACCGCGCCGAGCCGGTAGGCTTCAGCGGCGTCGACCATGTCGCCCGTGAAATACATCGCCCGCACTTTCTGCACGCCGAACATGCGCTGCAAATGCGCGCCGCCGCCCATCGCGCCCCGGTCGATCTCGGGCACGCCAAAGCGCGCGCATTCAGACGCAACGATCACGTCCGCCGCGCCGCAGATGCCGATGCCGCCGCCCAGCACGAAACCATGCACCGCGACGATCACCGGCTTCGGATTGCGGTGCACCGCGCGAAAGGTCGCGTAATTGCCGGCGTTGACCGCGACGATCCGTTCGGGATGTGCCGCCAGCTCCTTGATATCGACGCCCGCGCAGAAGCCGCGGCCTGCGCCGCGCAGCACGATCACGTGCACGCTGTCGTCGCGGCCGAGCGCGTCGATGGCGTCGGCCAGGGCTTGCCAGCCGCGTGCGTCGAGCGCATTGACCGGCGGCTGGTCGATCACCAGTTCGCCGATGCCGCCTTCGCGTTCGATTTTGAACGGCAGCGAGCGAACGCTATTGATGGGTTCTGTCATGTCTCCGTCCCTGGTGAATGATGTGGGTTTGTTTTAGCGGGTCACGCGCTGGGTCACGCGTGGCCTCGTGCAGTGGCGCATACGATGGATCGGGCGCGGCGTCATGGGTCGATTCACGCGTGAACCGGCGCGCCGCGCATCGCCGCCAGCGCGTCGAGCCGCGCCACGGCTTCGTCGACGATGCGGGCGATCAGGACCTCGCACGGCTCGATCGCGCCGATCACCGCGGCCACCTGGCCGCTCGGCAATACGCCTTCGTCCGGCTTGCCGTCGACGATGGCGCGCTGGATCAGAAACGGTGCGTTCGCCGCCATCAGCGTCTGGCTCGCGGTGTAGCTGTGATCGCGCAGTGCCTTGAAGCCGAGCGCGGCCATCTGGCTCAGGCTCATGCCACTCTGGCGGCGCCACGCTTCAGCCGTGCGCAACGCGAAGAGCGTGCGGCGCAACGGGCCGAATGCTTCGAGGCGCAGCAGATAAGGGTTGTCGATCATTCGCTGCGGCAGGCCGTCCAACGCCGCGGACACGCGGATTTGCGAAGGATCGTTGACCGCCACGTAGCGCGAGAGCGTCGAGCGCGGCACCGGCGACTCTTCGGCCATCAGAAAGCGCGTGCCCATCGCAATGCCTGCGGCGCCGTAGCCGAGCGCCGCCGCGAGACCGCGTCCGTCGAAGAAGCCGCCTGCGGCGATCACCGGCACGTTCACGGCATCCAGCACTTTAGGCAGCAGCAGCGTCGTCGGCATCGAACCGGTGTGGCCACCGCCTTCGGCGCCTTGCACGGTGACCGCATCGGCGCCGAGTTCGACCGCTTTGGCCGCGTGCTTCGGCGCGCCCACGGTCGGAATGCACATCACGCCGGCGTCCTTGAAACGGCGGATCGTCTTCGCGTCGGGGCCACGACCGTAGCTGACCGCACGCAGCCGGTGCTTGATCGCCAGATCGACCACCTGTGCCGCGTTCGGCTGGAACATATGGAAGTTGATGCCGAACGGTTTGTCCGTCAGTTCCTTCACGCGCAGGATTTCCGCTTCCACACGTTCGGCTTCGAGCGTCGCGCCAGCCAGAAAGCCGAAGCCGCCCGCATTGCAGGTCGCGGCGACGAGCTTCGCATCGGCGACCCACCCCATAGCCGTCTGCACGATCGGATAGCGGCAGCCGAGCAGATTACACAAGGGCGTATGCAGGGTCGCGCTCATGCGGCTTCTCCGTCGGCCTTTGCATCGCTGACGGCCGCGGCGACAGTGGGGTCGGGCCGCTGCGACTCGGCCATCTTGCGGGCGTCGTAACCACCCAGCTTGTCGCCGCTCACCAGTTCGTTGTGCGCATGCGCGAAGTGATGCCATGCAAACGCCGCATCCATCGCGGCGCGCTTGCCTTGCAATTCTTCGACGTGATTCACAGCCTGCTTGGTCAGCGTCAATCCGAGGCGCGGCATACGTGCGATCTTCGCGGCGATTTCCGTCGTGGTGTCTTGAAGGCGTTCGCGCGGCACGACCCGATTAACCATGCCCATCTGATACGCGCGCGCCGCATCCATCCGCTCGCCGAGAAACAGAAACTCCTTGGCGATGCGCGGATTCAGTTCATACGCATGCGCGAAATACTCGACTCCCGGAATACCCATGCGTACCACCGGATCGGAAAAGAACGCGTCGTCCGAGGCGACGATCAGGTCGCATACCCACGCCAGCATCAGGCCGCCCGCCACGCACGCGCCCTGCACCATCGCGATGGTCGGCTTGGGCAGATCGCGCCAGCGGCGGCACATGCCGAGATAAACCTCCTGTTCGCGGGCGTACAGGAACTCGCCGCCTTCCTTGCCGACATGGTCGTACCAGAGCGAAGTGCGCTCGAACGACTGGTCGATGTCGCGACCCGGCGTGCCGATGTCGTGGCCCGCGGAGAAATGCTTGCCTGCACCGGCCAGCACGATGACTTTCACCGCATCGTCGTTCGACGCACGCTTGAACGCGGCGTCGAGCGCATACGTCATCTTCGAGTTCTGCGCGTTGTGATACTCGGGGCGATTCATCGTGATCGTGGCGATGCCATCGCTCACGCTGTATTCGACAACGCTTTCGTGGGTGGCTTGCATGATGTCCCTCACACGCGACGCGGCGCGGGGTTATTGCGCACGACGCTCGCACGCAGGTTGTGCGGATCCAGCGCGCGCACGATGCGCAGATCGTCCGCGCTGGGCGGCGGCGTCACCTGCATCTCGGGATGCGCACGCAATTCGAAACCGGTCGCGTCCTGCACTTCGTCGAAGCTCACGCCAGGATGCAGCGAGCGCACCTGGACCGCATGATTCGCACCGCCGAAATCCATCACGCACAAATCGGTGATCACGCTGCGCAGATCGGTGAACGCG
This genomic interval carries:
- a CDS encoding Acyl-CoA dehydrogenase is translated as MKLDYTPAQRAFRAEIRSWLAAHVPREPLPSFDTEVGFAAHREWERTLHSGRWSMVTWPRELGGRGCDLIEWLIFEEEYWRADAPMRVNQNGIFLLGPTLMDFGTDEQKARFLPAMAAGEHVWAQGWSEPNAGSDMAAIRASAIRTDGGTGGEYILNGQKIWSTRAVWADWLFGLFRSDPQSTRHHGLTFLMVPLSTPGITVRPIRQLNGHTGFAEIFFDDVRVPVENRLAGEGMGWQVAMATAGFERGLMLRSPARFQRTAEALRALYLAHRAQADRDPTLRDRVISAWMDAQAYALSTYATASRLQKGGHIGAESSTNKVFWSELDLRMHQTALDILGARAEVVPHTPEQHAALGNWLEGFLFAQAGPIYAGTNEIQRNIVAERMLGMPRS
- a CDS encoding enoyl-CoA hydratase, with the translated sequence MTEPINSVRSLPFKIEREGGIGELVIDQPPVNALDARGWQALADAIDALGRDDSVHVIVLRGAGRGFCAGVDIKELAAHPERIVAVNAGNYATFRAVHRNPKPVIVAVHGFVLGGGIGICGAADVIVASECARFGVPEIDRGAMGGGAHLQRMFGVQKVRAMYFTGDMVDAAEAYRLGAVERVVPREQLREAAFEIARKIAAKSPAMLQLAKEALNGVEDGDLEDKYRWEQGFTLQAYMTNDSAEARSAFVEKRDAQFDDANEAERKAGARV
- a CDS encoding nitronate monooxygenase codes for the protein MSATLHTPLCNLLGCRYPIVQTAMGWVADAKLVAATCNAGGFGFLAGATLEAERVEAEILRVKELTDKPFGINFHMFQPNAAQVVDLAIKHRLRAVSYGRGPDAKTIRRFKDAGVMCIPTVGAPKHAAKAVELGADAVTVQGAEGGGHTGSMPTTLLLPKVLDAVNVPVIAAGGFFDGRGLAAALGYGAAGIAMGTRFLMAEESPVPRSTLSRYVAVNDPSQIRVSAALDGLPQRMIDNPYLLRLEAFGPLRRTLFALRTAEAWRRQSGMSLSQMAALGFKALRDHSYTASQTLMAANAPFLIQRAIVDGKPDEGVLPSGQVAAVIGAIEPCEVLIARIVDEAVARLDALAAMRGAPVHA
- a CDS encoding enoyl-CoA hydratase, whose protein sequence is MQATHESVVEYSVSDGIATITMNRPEYHNAQNSKMTYALDAAFKRASNDDAVKVIVLAGAGKHFSAGHDIGTPGRDIDQSFERTSLWYDHVGKEGGEFLYAREQEVYLGMCRRWRDLPKPTIAMVQGACVAGGLMLAWVCDLIVASDDAFFSDPVVRMGIPGVEYFAHAYELNPRIAKEFLFLGERMDAARAYQMGMVNRVVPRERLQDTTTEIAAKIARMPRLGLTLTKQAVNHVEELQGKRAAMDAAFAWHHFAHAHNELVSGDKLGGYDARKMAESQRPDPTVAAAVSDAKADGEAA